The Peromyscus maniculatus bairdii isolate BWxNUB_F1_BW_parent chromosome 6, HU_Pman_BW_mat_3.1, whole genome shotgun sequence genome has a segment encoding these proteins:
- the LOC102910557 gene encoding uncharacterized protein LOC102910557 isoform X1, translating into MVSKGLLFPDREEWPAMTAVTYDDVHIDFTWEEWTLMDPSQKNLYKDVMWETYRNLTAVGYSWEDHDIEEHCQSSGKLRRYKEHHIGEKPSEYTQCAKAFLYYGHLQNNESIHTGEKLYSCIQYDEAFSHNSSLQIREETHTGKKISKSNQCGKAFTSHDHFQIHKGTHTGEKPYECNQCGKAFACSSRLQRHERRHTGEKPYECNQCGKAFACTSNLQRHERTHTGERPYKCNQCDKAFSQHSYLQMHERTHTGEKPYKCNQCNKAFLRPSRLQIHERMHSGEKPYKCNQCDKAFACASTLQIHERTHTGEKPYKCNQCDKAFLRHTQLQIHERIHSGEKPYKCNQCDQAFACSSSLRKHERTHSGEKPYKCNHCDQAFAYSSSLRKHEITHSGVKPYKCNQCDKAFSGHSLLQRHETTHSGEKPYKCSQCNKAFSQYSRLRIHERTHSGVKPYKCSQCHKNFSRHHLLQMHERTHSGEKPYKCNQCDKGFACVDSFQIHERKHTGEKPYKCNQCNKAFLQHFHLQIHEITHSVEKPHECNQCGKGFACSSSLRRHERTHIGEKPYKCNQCDKAFSRHSYLQRHERTHYWRDILQM; encoded by the exons ACTGCAGTGACCTATGATGACGTGCATATCGACTTCACGTGGGAGGAGTGGACTTTGatggatccttcccagaagaatctctacaaagatgtaATGTGGGAGACCTACAGAAACCTTACTGCTGTAG GCTACAGTTGGGAAGACCATGatattgaagaacattgtcaaagttcTGGAAAACTTAGAAG ATACAAAGAACATCATATTGGGGAGAAACCCTCTGAATATACTCAATGTGCAAAAGCATTTTTATATTATGGTCACCTTCAGAATAATGAAAgtattcatactggagagaaactctataGTTGTATTCAATATGATGAAGCCTTTTCACACAACAGTAGTCTCCAAATACGTGAAGAAACACATACTggaaagaaaatcagtaagagtaatcagtgtggtaaagccttcacAAGTCATGATCATTTTCAAATACATAAaggaacacatactggagagaaaccctatgaatgtaatcaatgtggtaaagcctttgcatgtagCAGTAGACtccaaagacatgaaagaagacatactggagagaaaccttatgaatgtaatcaatgtggtaaagcctttgcatgtacCAGTAATCtccaaagacatgaaagaacacatactggagagagaccctacaaatgtaatcaatgtgataaagccttttcacaacACAGTTATCTCCaaatgcatgaaagaacacatactggagagaaaccttacaaatgtaatcaatgtaatAAAGCCTTTTTACGACCCAGTCGTctccaaatacatgaaagaatgcattctggagagaaaccctacaaatgtaatcaatgtgataaagctttTGCATGTGCCAGTACTCTCCAAattcatgaaagaacacatactggagagaaaccctacaaatgtaatcaatgtgacaAAGCCTTTTTACGACATACTCAGctccaaatacatgaaagaatacattctggagagaaaccctacaaatgtaatcaatgtgatcaAGCCTTTGCATGTTCCAGTAGTCTCCGaaaacatgaaagaacacattctggagagaaaccctacaaatgtaatcattGTGATCAAGCCTTTGCATATTCCAGTAGTCTCCGAAAACATGAAATAACACATTCTGGAgtgaaaccctacaaatgtaatcaatgtgataaagccttttcagGACACAGTCTTCTCCAAAGACATGAAACAACACATTccggagagaaaccctacaaatgtagtCAATGTAATAAAGCCTTTTCACAATACAGTCGTCTCCGAATTCATGAAAGAACACATTCCGGAgtgaaaccctataaatgtagtCAATGTCATAAAAACTTTTCACGACACCATCTTcttcaaatgcatgaaagaactcattctggagagaaaccctacaaatgtaatcaatgtgataaaggcTTTGCATGTGTTGATAGTttccaaatacatgaaagaaaacatactggagagaaaccctacaaatgtaatcaatgtaatAAAGCCTTTTTACAACACTTTCATCTCCAAATACATGAAATAACACATTCTGTAGAGAAACcccatgaatgtaatcaatgtggtaaaggcTTTGCATGTTCCAGTAGTCTCCgaagacatgaaagaacacatattggagagaaaccctacaaatgtaatcaatgtgataaagccttttcacGACACAGTTATCtccaaagacatgaaagaacacattatTGGAGAGACATCCTAcagatgtaa
- the LOC102910557 gene encoding uncharacterized protein LOC102910557 isoform X2, whose product MVSKGLLFPDREEWPAMTAVTYDDVHIDFTWEEWTLMDPSQKNLYKDVMWETYRNLTAVDTKNIILGRNPLNILNVQKHFYIMVTFRIMKVFILERNSIVVFNMMKPFHTTVVSKYVKKHILERKSVRVISVVKPSQVMIIFKYIKEHILERNPMNVINVVKPLHVAVDSKDMKEDILERNLMNVINVVKPLHVPVISKDMKEHILERDPTNVINVIKPFHNTVISKCMKEHILERNLTNVINVIKPFYDPVVSKYMKECILERNPTNVINVIKLLHVPVLSKFMKEHILERNPTNVINVTKPFYDILSSKYMKEYILERNPTNVINVIKPLHVPVVSENMKEHILERNPTNVIIVIKPLHIPVVSENMK is encoded by the exons ACTGCAGTGACCTATGATGACGTGCATATCGACTTCACGTGGGAGGAGTGGACTTTGatggatccttcccagaagaatctctacaaagatgtaATGTGGGAGACCTACAGAAACCTTACTGCTGTAG ATACAAAGAACATCATATTGGGGAGAAACCCTCTGAATATACTCAATGTGCAAAAGCATTTTTATATTATGGTCACCTTCAGAATAATGAAAgtattcatactggagagaaactctataGTTGTATTCAATATGATGAAGCCTTTTCACACAACAGTAGTCTCCAAATACGTGAAGAAACACATACTggaaagaaaatcagtaagagtaatcagtgtggtaaagccttcacAAGTCATGATCATTTTCAAATACATAAaggaacacatactggagagaaaccctatgaatgtaatcaatgtggtaaagcctttgcatgtagCAGTAGACtccaaagacatgaaagaagacatactggagagaaaccttatgaatgtaatcaatgtggtaaagcctttgcatgtacCAGTAATCtccaaagacatgaaagaacacatactggagagagaccctacaaatgtaatcaatgtgataaagccttttcacaacACAGTTATCTCCaaatgcatgaaagaacacatactggagagaaaccttacaaatgtaatcaatgtaatAAAGCCTTTTTACGACCCAGTCGTctccaaatacatgaaagaatgcattctggagagaaaccctacaaatgtaatcaatgtgataaagctttTGCATGTGCCAGTACTCTCCAAattcatgaaagaacacatactggagagaaaccctacaaatgtaatcaatgtgacaAAGCCTTTTTACGACATACTCAGctccaaatacatgaaagaatacattctggagagaaaccctacaaatgtaatcaatgtgatcaAGCCTTTGCATGTTCCAGTAGTCTCCGaaaacatgaaagaacacattctggagagaaaccctacaaatgtaatcattGTGATCAAGCCTTTGCATATTCCAGTAGTCTCCGAAAACATGAAATAA